Part of the Nicotiana sylvestris chromosome 5, ASM39365v2, whole genome shotgun sequence genome is shown below.
GCTCGGTCCGTACGAAGAAATAACTCTCCCATAAATGATGATTAGCCtcgtcgtccatcttcaccaccaaactctTTGTTCCTCGGTGGCACATGTGGATCATCGAGCCTCAAATAAGTTGGGGAGGAAAAATATTAAGCATATGCCCTAAAGTGACCTCTCGACCGATGAGCTATGCGTATTTGAGCAGCATGAGGAAGAGTTTGTATACGGTGAAGCTGAGCCGGGCACACTTTGTAGAAGCGACAAAAATCTATTAGTAGGGAGGGAGGGGAAGCGTATACCCAACAACAAAAGGGTACGCGTAAAATGCGCAATACCTTAGGCGGTGCAGATGTACAATATCCGTTCCCGTCGCCGGTACCATTTCAATATGATTCGGAATTCCTCACTTGGTCTTGAGCGCCGCAGTCGTTGCTTCATCCATGGTAGATGACGCAAGATCCGATTCTTCTCCGGCGGGGCTGTTAAAATCATTCCATAATTTCCCCAGACGGGGCAATATTTCAGCCGCTGTTGGAACCCCCTCATCTTCCGCCGCTTCCGCTCCTTCTCCAAGAATAGGTGCGTCATTTTCCGACGCTGGAGCTTCGATGGGTCTATCAGTGTGGGAAGAAGTATCAACCATTTGTCTCGATTAATCGGAATAAATGAGTAAGAGAAAGGGAGAAAGAAGATGGTGACATCAATTTCTGACTGACAAGAGAATGAACTCAGAAGTTTGAAATACTAAAGAAGGTAAAGGTTTGCAGAAATCCTTTGATAAGTCGAAAAGTGTGGCAAGAGAATGGTgtttccccccccccccatttatAGGAACATAAATGTCCTAAGTGGGAAACCCAAGAGCCGCCAATCAAAACTGATAGGGCACAAGAAACGATACGATTCTTAGGAAACGTGCGCCATAATGACAGTGGCTATTCATGATGCATCGAATCAATGGTTAAACTTCGAACGGACGTAACAGTTCAATGGTATCATTGAAGCGTCATGCCGTTACCTCGACCTAACGGCCTCGCTCAAGGCGTAAACATTCAGATTTCTCCTAACTTTAGAATCGACAGAGTCCGCCCTTTGAGCCCGCTAAGAGGCGATCTCGACGGACGgaaggactaactgtatgggtcaaaaccTGACCGTAGTGGTCGTCCCAAGAGGAATGATAAGGGGTCGACCAAGCTGTAATCATGTCCAGGGGGCGAGATAGCAAAGAGCACCTCGGCCATCGTCAGGGTCAAATCATCGGAAAGCGTACATCATCGAACAAGCGCTGTGTTCGAGCAAACGACGAAAGGTACAGTCGTAAGAAAGCACGCCGGTCAAAGACCATTGGATAAAAGAGAAAAGAACTATATATATGAAGAGAGAGCTCAGAGAAAGGGGGGATTTTTCGAAGGAGAGCAACCACAACTGAGGAGTCAAGAGGAATCTCTTGTTTATCAACAATTACCTCTCTTCCCTTTCTTTGCTCCCATGATTATGATGCATCTCTGCTTTGGATGTAAGCTCATCTCTCATGTTTGATGTACGATTATCACATTAATAAATCATATGCGTTCCTACTCTTCTTTTATTTCGCACTTTATATGCTTGGATCTAAAATTAATTATGTTTGGTTAAGATTTATCTTGTTTATTATCAATAATTAGTTCGACAAAATAGTTTTAAACTTTTTGCTCAAACAATTATGGTCAAGATAAATATTAGTATATTAAAATTAGTGATGCAGATTTAAAATTTTGGATCGGTTGGGACTTGGGGAAaccttgttttggtttttgaccAGTGAACTAACTAATTATATATCAAGAACTATAATTTAAAGAGGCAAATAATGGGTTAAAACAACAATAGACCTGACCTTGAagtataaattttcaaatctGTATAACCAAAATTCTAAGTTGCCAACTAACGACACCTTGCAAATAACCGAACTAATTCTTGTGGCAAAAGCCACCAAAACGGTGCCGTGTACACCTCGCCTTCCTCATTAGACTTCCATGAACCCCAGTCCCTTGTAGCTGATATTCAGTAGAAAAGAATATAGCACAAAATGGTGCTTAACCCCTACAATTTCTTGCCCCAGAAGTTTCAGTTCTAAGATACCCAATTTTATTTTAGTCCCTTTACTTCTCATATTTTGTCAAGTTAGTGCTAATACAAAAATGCAAGTGTCCAGGTTTCTCTTGAATTCAATTAAGAATCGCTCTATACAGACCCTGAATCCGTATAAAAGGTAATTAGCTGCATTTTGTATAATCTGAACAGTGTTGAAAGTTCATGGGTTTTGTCTTGTTGAATTTTTACGGCTCTGATCTTTTATGAGCATTTCTAATGTCGTTGAATTATGGATTGTGGAAATATTATAGTTGATTTAATTAttctttattttaaaattcaaacatGTGATAAATTCAGATATGGTTCGTGAGTTAAATTCAAATATGCTTTTTGTAGCGTGATAAATTGAAATATGCTTTCTGTAGTGTAACTAATTCAAATATGCTTCGTGTAGTGTGTTAGTATGTTAATAATCTACTTAGCTTTTGAAAATGACGCTACATAGTGGATGAAAATTTGCGAGAAGAAAGTTCCCTTGATGAACCTTAAACTCTTAACACTATGATTGCTAGTTGAAAATTCTCCAGTTTGACTTTCTTAGCAAACCCTAGAAATGACGCCCCTCCTATTTTCACCAAGACCAAGCATAGCATTATGAGAGAACAAAATGTTAGTGTTGAAAGCTCTAACTGTGATTATTCTTGATGTTTGGGTGAAGAATAGGAGAAATGAATTTCTGATGAATACAATGGTTCTCGTGTTCTGTTGCATACTTGCATTCAATAAGGTTGACTTGGAGCTAGTAACATCTATCTCCTAAAACTTGAACGCTAGAAATATTAATTTTGAGTATACCTCTCTCTGCAAAGAAGATAGTGAAAAGAAAACAGAATTTGAAGTATCTAGGTAAAAATCCAATCATATGACTTGTAGACACATGGAGTATGTGTGACATTATCATTAAGGTTGCTTTTAGATCTGATTTGGACTATAAGATGACTTACTAAAGTTCCTTTGAATGAGCCTTTGTGGTTAAGGAGTTTTATAGACTTAAAACTGGTCTAACCCAATGAGTCACTTGTGGTGTCTTAGGTTCATGAGTTTCAGTTGGTAGCACGGGAGGCTGTCTTGGTTAGATAGATTAAACAAGAGACTTGGAGGGCACCTTATAAGGAAACTTTGTGAAGTTTCGGTTTATGCGTAACTCTTAGTTGACCTGTTCCACTATGTACTTCTTACAGTGGCCAACTTTCTCTTTCTAGTTTTCCCTTAGGGATTTTGCTATTTGTAAGTTTGTAAGATCCAACATGAGCGAAATTTGATTTTGGCTAAATGATTAGTAGCAATATTAATCAAGAAAACATTGGAGAAACTATAAGTCTAAAAAGTAGCAAATGATTACTACCTCTTCACATAGAGGCTAAGTTGTGGGGAAACTTGGTCTTTtgtttgttattaagaaagagggCAAGGATTGTTTCATGGCAAGTCAAAAAGATACTGTAGGCTTCCAATCTTCAGAAGTTTGATGCGGAGAATGACTTAACGTAAAGGCAAGTCAAAAGATACTGTAGGCTTCCTATCTTCAGAAGCTTGATGCGGAGAATGACTTAAAGGTAACTCTCCATCAGATTGAGCTTTTGTATGATTTGTGACTCATTCAAGGTTGTACTTATGCTCGTGTACAGTTGTTGCCGGTTTAGAATGCGACAACTTCATTATGTGACAGTAAAGTATGGCAGAAAAGATGACTCTACGCTTTTGTGAGCTTGGCGTGTTTAGAATAGGGAATTCTATGTGGAGCTTCTTTGCTTCTACATTTTGCAGAGAATGAACACTTTGAATGCATCAAATGTATCTATGAGGAGAGAGAGGCATCATGCATTACCATGTGAGTGATAAGAATGATATTGAGTCATGAATAATTTTTTTGAAGTTTACTTGCAAGAATCCTGGCAGAAGAATATAAAATTTGCATGAAGAGTCGAACTCTATCTAGTCATCACTTCAATTAAATTGGAACAAGTTGTTTAAGTTTTATTCCTAAAGAAAGTTATGATGTATTCTTGATGCAAAATCAAGCCCCAGTaggtaggggtgggcataatTTGGGCAAACCCGAAATACAAACCGAAATCCGAATTTCTTGAATTTTTGGTTTGGATTTTCGGATTAcggattggattttggatttaatttttaaaaattttggatttcggattggataATGGATTTGGTACTTCAAATTTTTGGatatccgaaaatccgaaattctTATGCTTTATATTAATCCATTATCCGTATGTCAATATTAATAAGTTTAATACCCTACCCATTAgatattatctcatatattcaatAATAATTACTAAATTACTATGTGAATACTTTCTATTTGGATATGGTTTtactatttctacttcttatctGTCGTATTAATGTCTCTAttgtatttttttatataataatttcaTTACTTTAATACTTCATTTGGATGATTGCGGTGAGAATAAGGAATTAATCAGGTAATTTAACATGAGTAATTTAACATGAGTatttcatttggatatttatttgtgtaaaaaaagaagaaacatcTCAACTTATAAGCTCAaaaccaaaaatccaaaatattcaAACTGATTAATTCGAAACCAAACTTAAAAAATCCGACCCAATCCGAAAACTGAAAATCCAAACCGAAATTTCATATGCAATCCAAACTGCCCgaacgcccccccccccccacccccaccaaaaaaagaaaaagaaaaaaagaaaggggaaataaaaaagagaaaacagaAATGAGAAAAGATTCAAATACATGTAGAATAGAAAGGATAAAAGAAAACCATTTCATTTTCAAATTCTGGAGTGCATTGCAATTTTCTGATTACTTGTTTCATGTGTAGGTTTATCACACCTAAGCGCTTCCATTCAGCCAGCTGCATGAGATCTGCTAGAAAGACTAATGATCAGCCTTTATTAACTGGACCATCCCCAACACCAAAATCGTGGAACCCTTATATATCAGTATTGCATTTGAACTCCATTTCCTACTGAATGTTGCTTTGTGACTGTTATTGCATCTGCTCTGTGCATAATGTCTTTGCCTCCTTTAACTTAGTTTTCTTCATCTTATTTCTACTTTTGCAGCCTGGAGCTCTTTTGGGAGGATTTGGTGGACTGATCCTTTTTCTTCATTATAATGATGAAAGGAGAGCAATTCCAAAAGGTGGGGCTCCGGAATATTTTTGGTCAAGGCTCTATCAATTAGACTTGACCTTGGAACTACTTTATGTGCCTTTCTATCTACTACGTCTCAATCACTCATGTGCCGTTGAATGCTGGAACTAACTCTTAGAtggaaacaaaaaaagaagaaacaaattaagGACGTATGTGTGCAGTGAATTTAAAAGTGGTATAATCCTCTTTCAGAATGGACATTTCATAAAAGACATGATAAATGGACGATCCATATATTGTACAGCTTCTGTACCTGAACAGATGTACTGACAATGCTTGAAAGCTATCATATATCCTAGTTAAAAGTGGTTATCAGCCTTTATTTCACAATGGAGTGCAAGAACTAAAGCCTCTTTTGATTGCTAAACTTCCATCTACCAGAACTACAGGCTAACTGTATTTTCTTCCCAGAGTCCTGCTTATACTGAACCAAAAAAGAGACATAATGAGCTCGTCCGTAGACTTCTCATGGCAATCTCAGTATCTTTTCTAGTTTAAATAAAAGAGTTCGTTGCACTATCCTCCTCTCTACTTATTTTTCCTTATCAGAAAATGATGATATGTTTGTCCACTTGACTCATGCTTTTCTATGAAGCATTTACTGTCTGATTAGGTTTCTAGTGCCATAAATTTTATTTAGTGGCACAATATAAAGCTTCACTCATTTCAGGTCAAGGCGAGAAATTTGAAAGAAGTGCAATCCAAGGGCCAATAATTGGAGGCCCCTTCAGTTTAATTGACATAGAAGGTCGTGTGGTAACGGAGCGCAACTTGCGTGGAAACTGGGTTCTTCTTTATTTTGGTTATACTTCATCTCCTGATGTTGGTCCAGCAGAAGTCCAGAAGATGGCTAAGGCTATTGATATTCTAGGTTCTACTCAGTTTCTTTGAATAGAAATGATATTTTCTTATTTACTGACTTATGTTAATGatgttttaattttctttttgctTTGTGGTCCTTTTTGCTTTACTTAAACAAGGGTCAAAACAGGATCTTAAAATTCTCCCAGTATTTGTCACAATTGATCCTCAACGCGATACGCCTTCACAACTTCGAGCTTATCTTAAAGGTCTGCATCTAGCCTCTCTGATCTCTTTCTCTCTCCAGGTTCTGGAATGGATGTCTTACTGAAAGAGTTGTGGAAAGAGATCCCAACATGGGGTTGTGGGCTTGAAGAGAAAGGGATTCAATCATATAGTTGtccttttatttgatgtttaTTTCCTACACTTTATCTTTGTTAATTTTATTTGCATGAAATGCAGAGTTTGACCCAAGAATAATGGGATTAACTGGACCAGTTACTGCTGTTAGACAGATGGCACAAGAATACCGAGTGTACTTTAAGAAGGTTGATGAAGAAGGAGATGATTATCTGGTGGAATCTTCTCACAACATGTAAGCCTCAAGTCCTATATTGTCAAATATGCAGCATTGTCTAGGAGAGTAAACTCTTTCAGTTTTATTTTTAACCTGTGGTAGAGCAGTTCTGTCAGAGTATAAATGGGTTGTTAATCTAATAGGTATTTGGTGAATCCAAAAATGGAAGTAGTTAGATGCTTCGGCGTGGAATACAGTGGGGAGGAACTGGCGAATGCAATTGTCAAGGAGCTCAAGAAAGCCGAAACGTAGTGATACTCCGGGTGAATTTGGCAGATTAAGTCAATCTTGCTTCGGTTAGGTTCTTATATTACCCATACATACATCTTTTCAGCATCATATTTTATTCAATGGTTTCAAAGTGTCATACTTCGTTTTTTGGTTCTAGATGTACAACTTCAATTCACAAAATAAACATAAGTGCCAATAACCTTCTTTGTCTTATCTTAAAAAAAATCTTGTTTGTCTTCTGTTGCAGTCCAGCTCTTTTCCAATTCTTTTGTTCAATGTTGCATCATCATGCTCTCAGCCAATCTATGGCTAAGATTTCACTTATCTGCATATGACCCTACAAGTATTAATTATGAGTTTATGACGATAGTGAACTAGTGACAAAAATCCTGCTAAATTTTGTCAATAATGGAAACACACAGAGACACACACAAAGGGAAAAGATAGCTGATTATATCATAAATTGTTCAGGCCAAGAAAAAAAAGTGCACCAAAAACTTCATGAGATATTATTTGAATAAGGGCTCCATTAAGTCACGTATTGGTTATAGAACTAGTTTGTAATTATGAAACCTATATGAGAGACATGGGAAGAGGCATTTCTTTTATTTAATATTCTGTTCTCTCCCAATAATGATGCTGCCAGCTTCTTCATTGCTTTGTTTTGATTTAGTCTAGTTTTACTGTAAAAAAAAGTTCAAGAACAAGGTTGATCCATATGCTTTTAGTTCTATTTTATACTTTTTAACAACATAATATGAAAAATGTCACCAAAATGGTTTATTGTCCCGAATATGATAGCTACTTAAATTCTATCATTACTTAATCAAACTGCTATGGCAGATAGCTTTTAGCTTGTAgacacatttttctttcttttttcctgaCAAATGTCTCCAACCTTGAGTTTGGGGGCTCAAGTCACCAAGGGAGCAAAGTGGGAAATAACCACTCTTGACTCCGAAGTATAGTAGGGTCTAGCTGTGGGGTTTAgcatatcaaaaaaaaaaaaggaagagaaaaagGGTTGGCTGCAGAATGAAAGTTCAGCCACGAATGGATTAAGATTTGGACGCGGAATTATGTAACAAATGGATTGGGAATCCTCCAATTGGTTAAAGAATTGGAAAGCAGCCAGATCCTCAGTTTTCTGCTGTCACAGTCGCAGAAGAACATTgtatattaatttttttatcttctttatttgctccattttaaacttttatcACCATGTACCTTCAGCTTGAGAGAATTTGAATAACTACTCGAGTTTAGCATATGAGCGGTACCAAGTAGAGTAGGCTAGTGTATCAATCTTATAATCCATTTCGCTCTATTTGGAGCTGCTATATTCAAATACTCAATAAACCAACATGATGTGTGTCTAGGAGAGTATGTCTGGACATACATTATTATGAGGATTCAGAATGAATTGATTACTGTCTATCAACCTAATGTaactttcctctttttttctgtGTTTGAGACCAACAATGTGAGCTCACATAGAATATGAAGCTTACATGGCGAAGTTGATGGAACGATTTATGCATGGCCATTATTTTGGAGATGCAATCTCCTAATACCTGCTTCTTTGTGATATTTTTGCTTGAACCCTCaatctgtttatttgttcttTCTGGTGAAGTGCTCaatctgtttatttgttcttTCTGGTGAAGTGTATCTATCTTCACCCTAGCTTATTGAATTTTAACTGAATTCTTGATTGTGCACATTGTACAATGTGACATTTTTTCCCGAAGTGATTTTGGAGGGTGTTTTTGGTTGGGGGTGGGGGTTGAATCAGGGAAGGGGCATTTTACCTTGTTCAGTGATATGCTTATGCTTGTACGGACTTTATAAGCTCTCACTTTTAACATTTACATGTTCCTCAACAGATGCATGTCGTTTCGGAGCAGCCAGACGTTCAATTTTGGTCCATCATCCTGGACTTTTATCTGAGTTTGCTGAGGTGGGCTAATTGTCTGTCAACAATTTAGTAGTTTAGAAATAGTTTTGAACAGAAATTTCCCTGACGCTGAGATGTCAGATGCTGGGAAAAAACTAGCAATCTCTTCGGATAAAGCAAATTGGTTCTGATACATTTTCTCCGAGAGATTGGTAATTCTTCTATTATCCTCTCCGTGCCCTTTCAAAATGAATTGGTAATACTTGTTCCCACCTCTTCCTGTTTTGGGCCTAATGAATTTTGACTTGGTCGATGGGTAATGCAAAGTAGGTTGGTGGTTGGTTGCATAGTGGCCTAGCAAAAGTTTCCTTCTATAATAAATTGAGAGCAGACACATTCAAGTTTGAAAACATTTACTGATGAGGACTTTGATGTTGCACCAGCGGTAACTTCTTGAATGGTTTTGGGCATAAATTTCAGCCCCGTTGTTGACAAAATAGCTGATGTTTTACACCGGTCTGTTGGCTTAGGAGAACAAAAAGGGAAGTGGTCAAGGAAATTCAGGCGGTGATGAAAACATGCAGACAATTTGGGAAATAAAATAAGCTTTTAAATCAGAATGAATTGATGGATGTGATCgaagtttgatttttgagtttctATCTCCTACTGTATATCTTTCTCACGGAATGGCTTGGATATGCCATAATAAATATGTCCCCAAGAGAAAGGCACTTTATTATTTTAGGGACTTAAATAAATTTTACTTTAACTactgttttttcaaaatttctaaacacagaatttatttaaAGTCAATTTCACGTAATTCTTTTGGTATATTAgttatattttaaaagataaaaaattAAAGAGTGGATCAATGCATGCATGGAGATTATTTGTTGACGGTTTGAAAAACTACAAAAAGACATTTGATGAGAGAAAAGCAGCTTAAGAAGGGAGCTGAGTCAAACACGGTGACAATGTTACTATTTGCTTTTTCTTTAATGAGAAAATGGAGGTCAATGGAACAATTATTGTTGCTACTTAATATAAATATGTTTTGACCATTTAAAGACGAGGAAAAAGCGTAATGCAAAGAGTAGGTCGATCTATCTTCCAAATCCTTTTATTACAAAACAGCTGGCTACAATACGTGAGCTGCTCGAAGTCTCCTACGTGAACTCCACTCCAAAATTGGAATTTGTTGAAACTATTGTATTCTAACGGCGTGACATTGAGCATTTGGACAAAAAAATagtagaaaagagaaaaatgagagaatgAAATAAAAGATTCTTCGAAGAAAGTGGGTGTAATAAATagccttcaaattatttttcttcTAAATATCTTGAGATCCTCCTTTGTTCCATGACCGGGTCTTTTGGTCTCCCCTTTGACACCACAAATACCAAACCAACACAAAATAAACACATTTTAATTTTAACCAAACACAAAAGCAGaaaaaaagttgaaagaaaaggTGTTGAAAAATTCCCTTTGCATACCTTCAtcattactactactattatttttgtaatttacCCCCTAAAAAAGttacttaattattatttttttcttatcatttttcacataccatttctctcccccccccccccccctctttctcTCTCATGCAATCATTCCATATCCATCTTTCCTCAacaagaaagagagagaaagaaaaccaaaaaaacaaaaagaaagatatTATTGTTTAAGCCAAGCACTCCAGGAGATCATACAGAAACAAACAGATTTTGACAATTACGAACTCCTCTCCTGGGGGGCATTAACCATTTTTGTACCTTTGCATTTTACCCCACAATCAATCTCCTTTATACAATTTCTAAATGTAATAACTTCTTTTTATGTACATGGGTCCTTCATTTTCTAGGTGAGTTCTCTGTTTGTTCCTTGGCCTACAAGTCTTTTGTCTTTATATTTTTCCTCGTCTTTCTTACATAAGAAGCTCCTTCATAAGTATATTTCCAAGATTTGTGCATGTTGTGTCACATTACCCCTATTTCTTGATCACCAGTTTCTATAAAAATAATCCAAGAAAACATTGAAACATATCTCAAATATGGGAGACATTTCTCCTGAAAAGAAAACAGGTTGTGGCCTGTTGAATGCTGTTTTTGGAAGGAGAAACATTTGGACAAGAAGATCAACATCCACAGGCTCACTTCCTACACAAGATACCAACAATGTTAACAATGTAACAAGATCTTCAAGTACTCAAAATTCTAAAAGGCATCGCAATGGTCCCAACGAGGCATTTTTAGAATCTCGTGAGAACCAATCGGAGAAACAAGCTGACAGGATCATCCCAAGGCCTAATCCAAACCAATCCAAGGCCGCAGTAGCAGCATCTCAGAATAAAGCTATTCATAATCAACAGAAAAATGGTCAGGTGGTACAAGGATATAATAATCAAGGAAGAAAAGTGCCTCAAGCCGCAA
Proteins encoded:
- the LOC104211918 gene encoding protein SCO1 homolog 2, mitochondrial isoform X1; translation: MQVSRFLLNSIKNRSIQTLNPYKRFITPKRFHSASCMRSARKTNDQPLLTGPSPTPKSWNPYISPGALLGGFGGLILFLHYNDERRAIPKGQGEKFERSAIQGPIIGGPFSLIDIEGRVVTERNLRGNWVLLYFGYTSSPDVGPAEVQKMAKAIDILGSKQDLKILPVFVTIDPQRDTPSQLRAYLKEFDPRIMGLTGPVTAVRQMAQEYRVYFKKVDEEGDDYLVESSHNMYLVNPKMEVVRCFGVEYSGEELANAIVKELKKAET
- the LOC104211918 gene encoding protein SCO1 homolog 2, mitochondrial isoform X2 — its product is MFITPKRFHSASCMRSARKTNDQPLLTGPSPTPKSWNPYISPGALLGGFGGLILFLHYNDERRAIPKGQGEKFERSAIQGPIIGGPFSLIDIEGRVVTERNLRGNWVLLYFGYTSSPDVGPAEVQKMAKAIDILGSKQDLKILPVFVTIDPQRDTPSQLRAYLKEFDPRIMGLTGPVTAVRQMAQEYRVYFKKVDEEGDDYLVESSHNMYLVNPKMEVVRCFGVEYSGEELANAIVKELKKAET